tagggagttaggagataagttaaaaaggaggacctcaaaaggtagtaatctcaggattgctactagtgCCACGAGATAGCCAGagaagaaattcaagaatagtcagaattaatgtgtggcttgagagatggtgcacgagggagggattcagatttttgggacattggaaccagttctgggggcggtgggaccattacaaatcggatggtctacacctgggcaggactggaaccaatgtcctcgggggtgcttttgctaacactgttggggaggttttaaactaatgtggcagggggatgggaaccagattaggaagttagaggtcagtaaagaggcagcaactaaagccagtaaggtactagataataaattcaatgtgactaaggggaagaatagacagggaagagatgatgaacgcaaagggacaggtggtatgaggtgcatttgtttcaatgcgagaagtgtagcaggtaaggcagatgaacttagggcttgtattagcacctgggaatatgatgttattggtattacggagacttggttgagggaagggcaagactggcaactaaatatcccagggtatagatgcttcaggagggatagagagagaggtaaaaggagtgaaggagttgcattactggtcagagatgatatcacagctatgattaaggagggcacgatggaggattcgaacaatgaggcaatatgggtagagctaagaaataggaagggtgctgtaacattgttgggactttactacaggcctcccaaaagcgagcatgaagtagaggtacaaatatgtagacagattatagaaaaatgtaggtgcaatagggtggtcgtgatgggagattgtaacttccccagcattgaatgggactcaagtagtattggaggcgtagatggagcagaatttgtaaggagcatccaggagagttttttagagcagtatgtaaatagtccaactcgggaaggggccatactggacctggtattggggaatgatcccagccaggtggttgaagtttcagtcggtgatcactttgggaatagcgatcacaattccgtaagttttagaatactcatagacaaagacgagagtggtcctaaagaaagagtgctaaattggggaaaggccaagtataacaaaattcggcacgagctagggaatgtggattaggagcagctctttaagggtaaatccacagttgaaatgtgggagtcttttaaggaaaggttgattagagtgcaggacagacatgtccctgtgaaaatgagggatagaaatggcaagattagggaaccatggatgacgggtggaattgtgagactagctaagatgaaaaaggaagcataaataaaatctaggcgacttaaatctgatgaagctttggaggactatcgggaaagtaggacaaatctcaaacgcaaaataaagagggctaaaaggggtcatgaaatatctttgtctaacagggttaaggaaaatcacaaagccttttattcgtatataaggagcaagagggtaactagagaaaggattggcccactcaaggacaaaggaggaaagtgatgcgtggagtcagagaaaatgggtgagattcttaatgagtactttgcatcggtattcaccgaggagagggacatgacggatgttgaggttagggatagatgtttgattactctagatcaagtcggcataaggaggggggatgtgttgggtattctaaaaggcattaaggtggacgtccccaggtccggatgggatctatcccaggttacggaGGGAAGTGAGAGGGTAAATaggtggggccttaacagatatctttgcagcaaccTTGAGCACGGgtaaggtcccggaggactggagaattgctaatgttgtccctttgtttaagaagggtagcagggataatccagggaattatagacctgtgagcttgacgtcagtgataggcaaactgttggagaagatactgagggataggatctattcacgtttggaagaaaatagacttattagtgataggcagcatggttttgtgcagggaaggacatgtcttacaaacctaatagaattctttgaggacgtgacaatgttaattgatgagggaaaggctgtagatgtcatatacatggacttcagtaaggcgtttgataaagtttcccatgtaaGGTTGGTGGAAAGAATGAaggtggggttcagggtgtactagctaggtggataaagaactggctgggcaacaggagacagcgagtagtggtggaagggagtgtctcaaaatggagaaaggtgactagtggtgttccacagggatccgtgctcggaccactgttgtttgtgatatacataaatgatctggacaaaggtattggtggcctgattagcaagtttgcagatgattctaagattggtggagttgcagatagcgaggaggactgtcagagaatacagcaaaatataaatagattggagagttgggcagagaaatggcagatggagttcaatccaggcaaatgaggtgtgatgcattttggaagatctaattcaagaacggactatacggtcaatggaagagtcctggggaaaattgatggagagatatctgggagttcaggtccattgtaccctgaggtcgatagagtggtcaaggaggcatacagcatgcttgccttcatcggacggggtattgagtacaagagtcggcaggtcatgttacagttgtataggactttggttaggccacatttggaatactgcgtgcagttctggtcgccacattaccagaaggatgtggatgctttagagagggtgcagaggcggttcaccaggatgttgcctggtatggagggtggtagctatgaagaaaggttgagtagattaggattgttttcgttggaaagacggaggttgagtggggacctgattgaggtctacaaaattatgagaggtatggacagggtggatagcaacaagctttttccaagagtgggagtgtaaattacaaggggtcacgatttcacggtgagagggggaaagtttaagggagatgtgcgtggaaagttttttacgcagagggtggtgggtgcctggaacgctttgccagcggaggtgggagaggcgggcacaatagcatcatttaagatgcatctagacagatatatgaacggacagggaacagaaggaagtagatccttggaaaataggtgacaggtttagataaaggatctggatcggcgcaggctgggagggccgaagggactgttcctgtgctgtaattttctttgctcttaCAGTGAAACGGTGGCGGTTTCACTATAAATCTGTTAACTGTGATATTCAGAATAAGGTGTCAGAGAAAGACTGAAAGACTGGATTGCAACATGTTGACAGCTATGTGATTGAACTGACCCAATGGCAGATTCCTGCTCCCATCTCACGTGTTCCTattaaatggaatgttgtcctttattgcaagggaatggAAGAAAAAGTTGGGATGTTTGGCTGCAGatgtacagggccttagtgagactaCAGCTGGAAAACTCtgctcagttttggtcttcttatttaagCAAGGATGGAACTGTGtcaaaagcagttcagagaaggtttctgCAACTGGGATGGCTCGGGAGGTTATCTTACGAgaaaaggttggataggctgggcctATGTCCATTGATGATTAGAAGATTAAAAGGCGATCTTACTGaaacacataagatcctgagggaacttgacaaTGTGGATGCTGAAAGAACATTTCCCCTTGTGGCAGACTAGAAATAGGAGACACAGTTGAAAACTAAGGGTCGGTTTAGACTCGATTTAACATTGAGATGAGGGGAACCTTTTACCCTCAGCGAATCATTTGTTTGGAGCTCTCTCAGGGATGGCTGGAGGCAAGGTGAATTAATATTCTGAAGCCAGATGCAGATTCTCAATTAATGAGGGACTCAAAGGGTATGGGGGGGTGGGTATGAttgtggagttgaggtcacaatggCATCAGGCATTATCTTTTTGATtgggagagcaggctcgaggggctgaatggcctactcctgctccacttTGGAAGTTCAATGCCACGAGCTAAATAGAAAACAAATTTATTTGACTTCGTCCAGAAttacttccccacagctactagactcctcaacggctctccctcggactgatctgttccctataagaacactcTTCACaatgctctatgctgctcttgctcaagtatttgctttgtttggcccgttgttctgcactgtaaccgatcactgtttgttgatgtataaTTTGTCGATGTACTTGATTATTCGTTTTTGTCTACTTTGTATGtattgtgtatgttcccttggctgcaggaaaatacttttcactgtacttcggtacatgtgacaataagtcaaatcaaatcaaatgaaattACTGAGCTTTATCAACAATAGCAGAAACAGACCAATGTTCAGTTCTGGAGGTGATTGACAGAAATACACAATCACTGTAGTTAATTGTGAACACTTTGATGTTTCAGGAGGTTGGATGACCgagcgaatctcttcccacactcagtgcaggtgactggcctcttcccagtgtgaatccgctggtgtttcagcaggttggatgaccgaGTAAatttcttcccacacttggagcagatgaacggtctctccccagtgtgaattcgttggtgtacAGTGAGTTCAGATGATCGCTTGAACCCAGttgcacagtgagagcacctgaacggtctctcgtcagtgtggacACGTTGATGGAACATCAGCGCTCCAGAACTTTTAaaacacttcccacagtctgggcagttaaaaggtctctcctcagtgtgaacacgttgatggcacttTAGATCCCTGGACCTTTTATAGCACTTCTCACACtctgaacatttaaaaggtctctcgtctGTGTGAACTTTCTGGTGTTTCAGCACATAGGACAAGTGACTGAAtttcttcccacactcagaacaggtgaacggcttctcccgagagtgaactcgctgatgtttcagcaggtcggatgactgagtgaatctcttgccacattcggagcaggtgaacggcctctccccagtgtgcaccCTCTGATGTttcagcaggtcggatgactgagtgaatcccttcccacacttggagcaggcgaatggtctctcgccagtgtgactgcgccgatgtgcTTCCAGttcagacgggtaattgaatccttttccacaatccccgcatttccacggtttctccccggtgtgactgtgtTTATGTTTTGACAGACCAGATGATTGGCTGAAGCCTCGCCCACAAACAGAACacttgtacggtttctccccacggtgaagggtgctttttccttccatgttccaaGTCTGATGATATTACCAGAAACTGGCGTTTCTATCAGGTCCTGTTATGATGTTTGTTTTCAGTTTGACGATtgcaaatcctccccttccaatcccctgtgaaattgatttaaaacaggaaatgcgagtgagagagaacccacaaaaacacaaaggcaggttgtgaaattgagttgAATGAATCTGGTAATTTGTGGGGCCGGCGCTAGGAAAAGGTGATAATAAAATCTGCTGGATTGTTgtcaaaacccaactggttcactaatgtcctttagggaagggaacctGACACCTAGTCTGGACCTACTGCAAGACTGGGGCTTTGATGTGAGGAGGGGGAAGGTGGGCCGGGTTAAGAGAGGTGGGAGAAGAGGCAAAGGAGATTAATTTTATATATCTACAACCAGTCAGAATCTTCCAAAGACTTAATCTGCAGCATCTAGAAAGACGGGATTCgcagatgtatgtgaacatcatcatctccaagtcacacaccatcctgactggacTGAGATCCAGTCCTGGGTTAACAGAAATCTCCGCCATTTAAATACTGGGAAGACTGAGCCAATGTCTTTAATCCCCGCTACAAACTCCACCCCATGCACTctgacaccaccccccctccctggaaACTGTCTGAGGCTAAAACAGACTGCTCATAATCGTGGTGAaatatttgtttttatttcaacTTTGCAGCATTGACAGGCTGAGTTTGCCGTTGTCGTTCCCAGTGTCTATGTCAATCCCTGGTGGCCtggcccaattcatttctttttattGACTTTGATCACGAAGAGGCATTTCAGAAAGTCATGATGGAGAGatacttgaaacaaacctgttgggactttaacctgatgttataagacttcttgctgtatttcagaaagcatttaagagtcaaccagattgctgcggatctggagtcaaaTGTTGGCCATTCAAGATGCGGACGGCAGATGTTTTCCCCCTAAACAGCATGAATGAGCCAGATGTTTTTTTATGATAATTAACAATGGTTCCTTATTCACCATCAGACTTTCAATTTCAGacatttattaaattcaaattctaCCGTTGTATCTTTGTTCTTTACACATGttaaggatgggtatagagggatacggcacaaggaagtgctgagcattttggcaaaggttggtatcagtttagctcactgggctaaatcgctggcttttaaagcagagcaaggcaggccagcagcacggtacaattcccgtaccagcctccccgaacaggcgccggaatgtggcgactaggggcttttcacagtaacttcattgaagcctactcgtgacaataagcgattttcatgaccggtacaggcttgttcctgtgctgtattgttctttacgcCGCCTGCCATGGTGAAATTCAAATCTGGgtcaccagagcattaccctggatgccgaaagcattaccctgggtcgccagagcattaccctgggtcattGAAGAatcaaagaattcctacagtgcaggagaccatttggtccatcaagtctgcaccgaccatctgaaagagcaccctacctaggccaatgcccccgccctatccccgtaagcaaccctaacctgcgtatctttggatattatggggaaatttagcatggccaatccctgtAACCtgcacatatctttggactgtgggaggaaatagagcaccaggaggaaacccatgcagacatgaggaggaagtgcaaactccacacagacagattgaactcgggtccatggcgctgtgaggaaaCAGTGTTAGCCA
This portion of the Scyliorhinus torazame isolate Kashiwa2021f chromosome 5, sScyTor2.1, whole genome shotgun sequence genome encodes:
- the LOC140420819 gene encoding uncharacterized protein is translated as MEGKSTLHRGEKPYKCSVCGRGFSQSSGLSKHKHSHTGEKPWKCGDCGKGFNYPSELEAHRRSHTGERPFACSKCGKGFTQSSDLLKHQRVHTGERPFTCSECGKRFTQSSDLLKHQRVHSREKPFTCSECGKKFSHLSYVLKHQKVHTDERPFKCSECEKCYKRSRDLKCHQRVHTEERPFNCPDCGKCFKSSGALMFHQRVHTDERPFRCSHCATGFKRSSELTVHQRIHTGERPFICSKCGKKFTRSSNLLKHQRIHTGKRPVTCTECGKRFARSSNLLKHQSVHN